Within Pseudomonas paeninsulae, the genomic segment CCCGTGCTGATTATTACGCTGTTTGTCACCAGACAGGCCATGGATCGGGAGCGCACGCTGTTCAATCAGAGCAGCGTTAAGCAGATTCAAGAAGTGGATAATGCATTTTCTTTTTTCCTTGAAAGCGCCGCAGAAAACGTCACGCTATTGACCCAGACTCGGCTGTTGAAGTCCTCCGACAGCAGCCTTCCCAGCTATATGGAAGCATCGCAGGCAACGAAAATGTCCCCCCCTACCAGTGGGGCTGGCGTTGCGATCTATGAGTTGTTCGAGCAGTTTGGCAAATCGCACCCCAGTTACGCCTATGTGTATGCGTCTACAAGCCAGGGGCATTATCTGCAATGGCCCGTGTCTGAAATTCGCGCCAACTACGATCCACGCGAACGCCCTTGGTTCAAAGCCGCGCTTACTGGCAACGGCAAGCCTGTTCGTACTCAGGCTTACGAGTTCAAAGAGGATAACGCCGTCATCATTTCCACCACGCAGACCTTTATCGATGCCGATGGCGGAACAGGTGTTATCTCTCTGGACGTCTCGCTGAACAAGTTGACAGAAGTGGCTAAGAATATCCGCTTTGGCAATAATGGTTATCTGTTATTGGTGGAAAGTGACGGCACAGTATTGGCCGACCCTATGCACCCCACATACAACTTTAAAGCATTGGCAAGCCTGGGTGATGGGTACAAGTTTCTCGCCAGCCAGCCGGCAGGTTTTTATAGCGTGCAGTTGGATGGCAAAGACTACAACGCCAGTGTGTATAAATCGCAAGCCCTGGGCTGGACCTATATCGGCCTGATCGAAAGCAGCGAAATCAGTGCCGGTGCCTGGCATCTGGTGTGGGTAATCACCCTTCTCGGCGGTGTTCTGGTGGTGACTTTCGGGTTGTGCGGCGTAGCACTGTCCAAAGTGCTGATTGCGCCTATCAACAATACCTCGGCGGGCTTGCGCGATATAGCCAGCGGCGACGCCGACCTGACGCGACGCTTGGAGATCAAGGGCAATGATGAAACGGCGCAAATGGCCAAGGGTTTCAATAGCTTTGTCGCCAGTATCCAGAACCTGATCAAGGAGATTCGCGCTGCCAGCCTGCAAGTCGAGCGGGAGGCTATGGATATAGGTACACAGGCCGACCAGCTCGACTCTACAGCGCAACGCCAGTCGATGGCCGTGGACATGGTGTCTACTGCGTTCCATGAGATGGTCGCCACGGCCAATGAAGTGGCCATCAACTGTAATCGCGCCGCTGAAGCGGCTCAGCATGGACAGGATCAGGCGCATAAAGGGCAGCAAGTCATCGGTCTCATGGTCAGCCAGGTCAGCAGCCTGGGTGAGCGTATTCGTCAGGCCGCTGAGTCGATCAGCCAACTGGAGCAGAATACCCAAGACATCACCGCCATTCTCGACACCATTCGCGCTATTGCCGACCAGACCAACCTGTTGGCGCTCAATGCCGCCATCGAGGCCGCGCGTGCAGGTGATCAAGGACGTGGTTTTGCCGTGGTTGCCGATGAAGTTCGCGCTTTGGCCAAGCGGACCTCCGATTCGACCGAACAGATCAACGGTTTGCTCAACAAACTGGTCACCAGCAGCCAGAGCGTGGCCCTGGAGATGCAGCACAGCCTAGTGCAATCAAACGAGTCGGTGGCTTTTACCGCCCAGGTGGAAGAGGCATTTGCTGGCGTGCACGAGGCGGTCACGACGATCAAGGACATGAACACCCAGATTGCCACCGCGGCCGAGGAACAACATGCGGTGGCCGAAGACATCAACCGCCATATCACTGATATTCACAGCGATGCCGGTCGTATTAGCGAAGTGTCCAGCGTGTCCAAAACCACCACACGCTCGCTGACGCAAATATCCAGCGAGTTGAACACGTTGGTGGGGTGTTTCCGTACGGACTGAGTGCTGCGCGGTCGTTGGCAGGCTTGTAGGTGTCTACGAAACTAGGGGCGATTCAGAGTTCTCTCATTGGGAAATTTTCTGAGCCCGGCGGATCGCAGCCTTATGCGTCAGGCGCTGTCAGATGCCTTTGTCGACAATGACATCGACTACGCCGATATCGCCAAGCGGGTGAGCGGCTTTGAATCTGAAGTACTTGAGCAAATCTTCTTCTCCGAAGTAGCCCCTGTCTGCCACTCAAATCTCGAAACCCCAGTACCTTCGGTCTGGACTGCATTTGATGGTCAGTGGCTCGATATGAAAATCGACAAGATGCTCAAGGGGCGCGAACAGAGCTATGTCCTGCGCCAGAAGGATCGACTGCTTGTGACCTACCTGAAGTGGCGATATAGCGACCTTTGGCAGTCGATAAAACGAGGCGGGTAACGTGGGGATTTAAACTCTGTATTTTTCCTGTCGAGTCGTCGCAAACCTCTGCGATACAGGGCTGCCGCCCTCCCCGCCGTGTCGATTAGGCACAGTGATTTCGACACTTTATCGACCCGGTCATTAGCGGTAGGATGTAGCTTATTTGCCAAATTTTGCCATAAAGGCGGATTCCGTCATGAGCACCATGAACATATCACTACCCGAAGCCTTGAAAAGCTTTGTCGATGAGCAGGTTAGCCAACGTGGCTACAGCACCAGTAGCGAGTACGTTCGCGAGCTGATTCGCAAGGATCATGATCGGCAACATCTGCGGGGCCTGCTTCTGGCTGGAGCGCAATCCGACCCCACTGCGCCTGCCGATGGCGACTACTTCGAAGCGCTACGCGCCAAGGTGCGGAACCCTCGGGGATGAAGGCAAAACCAGTTATCCCGAGAGCACTGGCAAGCCAGGATGTTGATGACGCAATCAGCTACTACCTGAGCGAAGACGCCGAACAGGCCGCGCTTGGCTTCATTGATGCACTGGAAAAGGCCTACCTCCACATTGGCCGTCATCCAGCCGCAGGCTCAACCCGCTACGCCCATGAACTCGACCTGCCGGGGCTGCACTGCTGGCCGCTGAAGCGCTATCCGCACCTGGTGTTCTATGTAGAGCGCGACGATCACATTGACGTGTGGCGCGTACTCCACGGGATGAGGGATATTCCTGTTTGGCTGAGCGAAACACCAACAAACTGAGGCATCACCAGGCTCAGCGTGAATATCCGTGCATCCTCAACACAAATCACCACGGTCAGATTCACTGCTGATGAAGACGGCAACTGTTCCCTGATAAGGGCAGATGGCAGCCCCTTGTCAGACGCTGAAGTTAAAGTTGTAAGGAAGCAGCATGCCGACACCATGCGGGGGGCGCTGGAAGAGCTGTGCATCAGCCGCAATGAACTGCTGGCCGGATTGGCCACACTTCACTTGAGCACGCCTGAGCCGACAACAGCTCCGCAGTACGAGAAGCAGCCTTTTCCTTTGACACAACCACACTTGACCGCCGTCCAAAAACTATCCTGATTACGTACCAAGCTCAGTTGCTTCATTGGAATCCGCTGCTACGGTTAACTGTATGAATAACCAGCAGCAGGTGTCCCATGGCCCGCAATCAGGTTCAATTCCAGCCCGGTCTTTCGCTCACTAACTTCCTTAAGCACTACGCAACCGAGGAGCAGTGTCGCGAAGCGCTCTTCAAGCTACGTTGGCCAGCCGGCTTCATCTGCCCCGAGTGTGGCCATCAGGGCGCCTGCTGCCAATTGGCACGGCGGCTGTATCAGTGCAACCGCTGCCATCATCAGGCCTCGCTGACCGCACGGACGATTTTTGACAGTACCAAGCTCCCTCTGACCACCTGGTTCCTGGCGATCTACCTGCTGACTCAACGCAAGAACAGCTTGTCGGCCTTGCAGCTCTCGCGTGAACTGGGCGTGAGCTACAACACGGCCTGGCAGCTCAAGCACAAGATCATGCAGGTGATGTTCGAGCGCGAACGGAACACGGTGCTCAGTGGTCGCATTGAAGTCGATGATGCCTATCTGGGTGGTGAGCGGCCGGGAAAGCGCGGTCGCGGCTCGGAGAACAAGGCTCCCTTCATCGCGGCGGTGCAGACCAGCGCAGAAGGTCACCCTCAGTATTTGCAGCTACGCCGTGTACGGGCCTTCACGCTCAAGGCGATCGGCAGTTACGCGCAACAGTCGGTGGCGCCTGGAAGTACCGTATTCAGCGACGGTCTTGCGTGTTTCCGGGCTTTCGATGCGCGGGAGTGCCAGCATTTTTCCATCGTGACAGGGAGTGGTCGGGCCAGTGCCCAGCATCCGACCTTCAAGTGGGTTAACACCCTGCTGGGCAACGTCAAAAACGCCCTGACCGGGACTTTCCATGCGTTCGATCTCAAGCATGCTCCGCGCTATCTGGCCGAGTTCGAGTACCGCTTCAACCGGCGCTTCGACCTTGGTGCCATGATAGAGCGGTTCAGCTATGCCGCATTGAGGACACCGCCTATGCC encodes:
- a CDS encoding methyl-accepting chemotaxis protein; translation: MVSTAFHEMVATANEVAINCNRAAEAAQHGQDQAHKGQQVIGLMVSQVSSLGERIRQAAESISQLEQNTQDITAILDTIRAIADQTNLLALNAAIEAARAGDQGRGFAVVADEVRALAKRTSDSTEQINGLLNKLVTSSQSVALEMQHSLVQSNESVAFTAQVEEAFAGVHEAVTTIKDMNTQIATAAEEQHAVAEDINRHITDIHSDAGRISEVSSVSKTTTRSLTQISSELNTLVGCFRTD
- a CDS encoding DUF7079 family protein; the encoded protein is MRQALSDAFVDNDIDYADIAKRVSGFESEVLEQIFFSEVAPVCHSNLETPVPSVWTAFDGQWLDMKIDKMLKGREQSYVLRQKDRLLVTYLKWRYSDLWQSIKRGG
- a CDS encoding type II toxin-antitoxin system ParD family antitoxin, coding for MSTMNISLPEALKSFVDEQVSQRGYSTSSEYVRELIRKDHDRQHLRGLLLAGAQSDPTAPADGDYFEALRAKVRNPRG
- a CDS encoding type II toxin-antitoxin system RelE/ParE family toxin, translated to MKAKPVIPRALASQDVDDAISYYLSEDAEQAALGFIDALEKAYLHIGRHPAAGSTRYAHELDLPGLHCWPLKRYPHLVFYVERDDHIDVWRVLHGMRDIPVWLSETPTN
- a CDS encoding IS1595 family transposase — encoded protein: MARNQVQFQPGLSLTNFLKHYATEEQCREALFKLRWPAGFICPECGHQGACCQLARRLYQCNRCHHQASLTARTIFDSTKLPLTTWFLAIYLLTQRKNSLSALQLSRELGVSYNTAWQLKHKIMQVMFERERNTVLSGRIEVDDAYLGGERPGKRGRGSENKAPFIAAVQTSAEGHPQYLQLRRVRAFTLKAIGSYAQQSVAPGSTVFSDGLACFRAFDARECQHFSIVTGSGRASAQHPTFKWVNTLLGNVKNALTGTFHAFDLKHAPRYLAEFEYRFNRRFDLGAMIERFSYAALRTPPMPYRLLKLAEVYA